A stretch of the Pseudomonas helvetica genome encodes the following:
- a CDS encoding AcvB/VirJ family lysyl-phosphatidylglycerol hydrolase, which yields MIQRSWRYVLATLVVLAVILGGGYWYWSRPAPEPTLELLTPVDGPAMTRVIPGTTPRARVVVAVNEDQKLSDKQLMTLSRGGAAQIVQVVLPTDCTQQGNALQAAFQQLKGPATLVSGIGPGAILAWRWLAEQKDDKSQAVSVDLALEKPGCTHSLPKSAAHGHWLVAWNDNPDDTSAGFVRDQPNAETSISDYDINLPQVLNNELRKLLVGADKGNGGLNIPVVEVPAGQAKDTVTLFLSGDGGWRDLDRDVAGEMAKIGYPVVGIDTLRYYWQHKSPEQSAIDLTELMQHYRQKWGTKRFILTGYSFGADVLPAIYNRMPESEQQRVDAIILLAFARTGSFEIQVEGWLGNAGKEADTGPEMAKLPADKVLCIYGAEEIAESGCTDKTAVGEALKLPGGHHFDENYPALAKRLVNAIEKRQNKDKVAEQ from the coding sequence ATGATTCAACGCTCCTGGCGGTATGTATTAGCCACTCTGGTGGTACTGGCTGTGATCCTCGGTGGCGGTTACTGGTACTGGAGCCGCCCGGCCCCCGAGCCCACCCTCGAACTGCTGACGCCTGTTGATGGCCCGGCAATGACCCGGGTCATTCCTGGCACCACGCCGCGTGCCCGGGTGGTCGTCGCGGTGAACGAAGATCAGAAGCTCAGCGACAAGCAACTGATGACCCTGAGCCGTGGCGGTGCCGCGCAAATCGTTCAGGTGGTCCTGCCCACGGACTGCACCCAACAAGGTAATGCCCTGCAGGCGGCCTTCCAGCAGCTCAAGGGCCCAGCGACCCTGGTCAGCGGTATCGGCCCTGGCGCCATCCTGGCCTGGCGCTGGCTGGCCGAGCAGAAAGATGACAAGTCCCAGGCCGTTTCAGTAGACCTGGCGCTGGAAAAACCCGGCTGCACCCACTCGCTGCCAAAAAGCGCAGCTCACGGTCACTGGCTGGTTGCATGGAACGATAACCCGGACGACACCAGCGCCGGCTTCGTGCGCGATCAACCCAATGCCGAAACCAGCATCAGCGACTACGACATCAACCTGCCGCAAGTCCTCAACAACGAACTGCGCAAGCTCCTCGTCGGCGCTGACAAGGGCAATGGCGGCCTGAACATTCCGGTGGTCGAAGTGCCTGCCGGCCAGGCCAAGGACACCGTCACCCTGTTCCTTTCCGGTGACGGCGGCTGGCGTGACCTGGACCGTGACGTAGCCGGTGAAATGGCTAAGATCGGTTACCCGGTGGTCGGCATCGACACCCTGCGCTACTACTGGCAGCACAAGAGCCCTGAGCAAAGCGCCATTGACCTTACCGAACTGATGCAGCACTACCGTCAGAAGTGGGGCACCAAACGCTTCATCCTGACGGGCTACTCGTTCGGTGCCGACGTCTTGCCGGCGATCTACAACCGTATGCCGGAAAGCGAACAGCAACGGGTCGATGCAATCATCCTGCTGGCCTTCGCCCGTACTGGCAGCTTCGAAATCCAGGTCGAAGGCTGGCTCGGCAACGCCGGCAAAGAGGCCGACACCGGCCCGGAAATGGCCAAGCTGCCCGCCGACAAGGTGCTGTGCATCTACGGCGCAGAAGAAATCGCCGAGAGTGGCTGCACCGACAAGACCGCTGTGGGTGAAGCCTTGAAGCTGCCGGGCGGCCACCACTTCGACGAGAACTACCCGGCCCTGGCCAAACGCCTGGTCAATGCGATCGAGAAGCGTCAGAACAAGGACAAGGTCGCAGAACAGTGA
- the mprF gene encoding bifunctional lysylphosphatidylglycerol flippase/synthetase MprF — MRANSSDLQDTVTATQPITATRLHWLDLVSKYRQPIGLAVTLLLFAIALIACRHLLSELDLYALHDSILEVPKPALLGALAATITGFIILLGYEWSATRYAGVSLPPRTMILGGFTAFAIGNAIGLSLLSGGSVRYRLYARHGLGASEVAHMTLFASLSLGCALPPLAALATLSNLPAASIALHVSQPLLGAIAIAVLLLCSVLAIGLYRRRLPEQPYTDNLLVRIGRRTLRLPGRRLTFLQLVITALDVAAAATVLYLLLPEAPPFGAFLLVYLLALAAGVLSHVPGGVGVFEAILLAAFADKLGAAPLAAALLLYRLIYVVLPLLAACVLLLINEAQRLFNTRQSLRAASGMAAPVLAILVFLSGVVLLFSGATPEIDTRLEHIGFLIPHRLVDASHFGASLIGVLCLLLAQGLRRRLSAAWMLTTILLMIGAVLSLLKGFDWEEACLMILTASLLAIFRRSFYRPSRLTEVPFSPLYLVASLCVLGASIWLLLFAYQDVPYSHQLWWQFTLDSDAPRGLRSLLGAAVLLVVVSLTWLLRTARPVIHQPDAAELDKALKILMASSQPDGGLALTGDKALLFHPNDEAFLMYARRGRSLVALYDPIGPTQQRAEMIWQFRDLCDLHHARPVFYQVRAENLPYYMDIGLTAIKLGEEARVDLHRFDLEAKGKEMKDLRYTWNRGTRDGLSLEIYEPGQAPMEELKVISDAWLTGKNVREKGFSLGRFSDDYLKHFRIAIIHFEGRPVAFANLLETYSHDLASLDLMRAHPDAPKLTMEFMMVGLIQHYKNHGYARFSLGMVPLSGLQPRRGAPLTQRLGSMVFRRGEQLYNFQGLRRFKDKFQPDWEPRYMAVPAGLDPLVALADTAALIAGGLTGLVKR; from the coding sequence ATGCGCGCCAACTCGTCTGATTTACAAGACACCGTCACAGCGACACAACCGATCACGGCCACCCGTTTGCACTGGCTGGATCTGGTCAGCAAGTACCGTCAGCCCATTGGCCTGGCGGTCACGCTGCTATTGTTCGCTATCGCGCTGATTGCCTGTCGCCATCTATTAAGCGAACTCGATCTCTACGCCCTGCACGACTCGATTCTGGAAGTGCCGAAGCCGGCCCTGCTCGGTGCATTGGCTGCAACCATTACCGGCTTCATCATCTTGCTCGGCTATGAATGGTCGGCCACGCGCTATGCTGGCGTGAGCTTGCCGCCGCGCACCATGATTCTGGGTGGCTTCACCGCATTCGCCATCGGTAACGCCATTGGCCTTTCGCTGCTGTCCGGCGGTTCGGTGCGTTACCGCCTGTACGCACGTCACGGGCTCGGGGCGTCGGAAGTCGCCCACATGACGCTGTTTGCCAGCCTGTCATTGGGCTGCGCCCTGCCGCCGCTCGCGGCCCTGGCGACACTCAGCAACCTGCCTGCTGCCTCCATCGCGCTGCATGTGTCGCAGCCGTTGCTGGGCGCCATTGCGATTGCCGTGTTGCTGCTGTGCTCGGTATTGGCCATTGGCCTCTACCGCCGCCGCCTGCCAGAACAACCGTATACGGACAATCTGCTGGTTCGCATCGGACGACGCACGCTACGCTTGCCGGGTCGTCGCCTGACCTTCCTGCAATTGGTGATTACCGCACTGGACGTGGCAGCCGCCGCGACCGTGCTGTATCTGCTGCTGCCGGAAGCGCCACCGTTCGGCGCCTTCCTGTTGGTCTATCTGCTGGCCCTGGCCGCTGGCGTGCTCAGCCACGTACCGGGCGGCGTCGGGGTATTCGAAGCGATTCTGCTGGCGGCCTTCGCCGACAAGCTCGGCGCTGCGCCACTGGCCGCCGCCCTGCTGCTGTATCGCCTGATCTATGTGGTTCTGCCGCTATTGGCGGCTTGCGTCCTGCTGCTGATCAATGAAGCACAGCGCCTGTTCAACACCCGTCAATCGCTGCGCGCCGCCTCGGGCATGGCCGCGCCGGTACTGGCGATCCTGGTGTTCCTGTCTGGTGTGGTATTGCTGTTCTCCGGTGCGACACCGGAAATCGACACCCGTCTGGAACACATCGGGTTCCTGATCCCCCATCGCCTGGTCGACGCCTCGCACTTCGGTGCCAGCCTGATCGGCGTGCTCTGCCTGCTGCTGGCTCAAGGCCTGCGCCGTCGCCTCTCGGCCGCCTGGATGCTGACCACCATCTTGCTGATGATCGGTGCCGTGCTCTCGCTGCTCAAAGGGTTCGACTGGGAAGAAGCCTGCCTGATGATCCTGACCGCCAGTCTGCTGGCGATCTTCCGTCGCTCTTTCTACCGCCCAAGCCGCTTGACCGAAGTGCCGTTCTCGCCGCTGTACCTGGTGGCCAGCCTGTGCGTATTGGGTGCCTCGATCTGGCTCCTGCTGTTCGCCTATCAGGATGTGCCGTACAGCCATCAACTGTGGTGGCAGTTCACCCTGGATTCCGATGCCCCGCGCGGCCTGCGCTCGCTGCTCGGCGCGGCCGTTCTGCTGGTGGTGGTGTCTCTGACCTGGCTGCTGCGCACCGCGCGCCCGGTGATTCATCAACCCGACGCCGCAGAACTGGATAAGGCGCTGAAGATCCTGATGGCCTCATCGCAACCGGACGGCGGCCTCGCACTGACCGGTGACAAGGCGCTACTGTTTCACCCTAACGACGAAGCGTTCTTGATGTATGCGCGTCGTGGCCGCAGTCTGGTGGCCCTGTACGACCCGATCGGCCCGACCCAGCAACGCGCGGAAATGATCTGGCAGTTCCGTGACCTCTGCGACCTTCATCACGCCCGTCCGGTGTTCTATCAGGTACGCGCCGAAAACCTGCCGTACTACATGGACATCGGCCTGACCGCGATCAAACTGGGCGAAGAAGCGCGAGTTGACCTGCATCGCTTTGATCTCGAGGCCAAGGGCAAAGAGATGAAAGACCTGCGTTATACCTGGAACCGTGGCACCCGCGATGGCCTGTCGCTGGAAATCTACGAACCGGGTCAAGCCCCCATGGAGGAGCTGAAGGTCATTTCCGATGCCTGGCTGACCGGCAAGAACGTTCGCGAAAAAGGCTTCTCCCTCGGCCGTTTCAGCGACGATTACCTCAAGCACTTCCGTATCGCGATCATTCACTTTGAAGGTCGCCCGGTGGCATTCGCCAACCTGCTCGAGACGTATAGCCACGACCTGGCCAGTCTCGACCTGATGCGTGCCCACCCGGACGCGCCCAAGCTGACCATGGAGTTCATGATGGTCGGCCTGATTCAACATTATAAAAATCACGGATATGCACGTTTCAGTCTGGGCATGGTGCCGCTGTCGGGTCTGCAACCCCGTCGTGGCGCGCCACTGACCCAACGCCTCGGCTCGATGGTGTTTCGCCGTGGCGAGCAGCTCTATAACTTCCAGGGGCTGCGCCGCTTCAAGGACAAATTCCAGCCTGACTGGGAACCTCGTTACATGGCCGTGCCCGCCGGACTCGATCCGCTGGTGGCACTGGCCGATACCGCCGCCCTGATTGCGGGCGGCTTGACTGGATTGGTGAAACGCTGA
- the dinB gene encoding DNA polymerase IV, translating into MTQRKIIHVDCDCFYAAIEMRDDPTLASKPLAVGGSADHRGVIATCNYEARAYGVRSAMSSRHALKLCPDLVIVKPRMDVYREASKEIQAIFRDYTDLIEPLSLDEAYLDVSESTHFAGSATRIAQDIRRRVSNQLHITVSAGVAPNKFLAKIASDWKKPNGLFVITPDQVEDFVSQLPVSKLHGVGKVTADKLAKLGIADCLQLREWNKLALVREFGSFGERLWSLARGIDDRQVQNDSRRQSVSVENTYDVDLPDLLSCLDKLPDLLETLNGRMARIDSSYRPGKPFVKVKFHDFTQTTLEQAGAGRDLGSYQLLLTQAFNRGGKPVRLLGIGVRLQDLRGGFEQLDLFER; encoded by the coding sequence ATGACGCAGCGCAAAATCATCCACGTCGATTGTGACTGCTTTTATGCCGCCATCGAGATGCGTGACGACCCGACTCTGGCGAGCAAGCCGCTGGCGGTGGGTGGCTCGGCGGATCATCGCGGAGTTATCGCGACGTGCAACTATGAGGCGCGGGCTTACGGGGTGCGCTCGGCCATGTCCTCACGGCATGCCTTGAAGCTGTGCCCGGACCTGGTCATCGTCAAGCCGCGCATGGATGTCTATAGAGAAGCGTCGAAAGAGATCCAGGCGATTTTTCGCGATTACACCGACCTGATCGAGCCACTGTCGCTGGATGAGGCGTACCTCGACGTGTCGGAAAGCACGCATTTCGCTGGCAGTGCCACGCGAATTGCCCAGGATATTCGGCGCCGCGTCTCCAATCAGCTGCATATCACCGTCTCGGCGGGTGTAGCGCCGAACAAGTTTCTCGCGAAGATCGCCAGTGACTGGAAAAAGCCCAACGGATTGTTTGTGATCACGCCGGATCAGGTCGAGGACTTCGTCTCGCAGTTGCCGGTGAGCAAACTGCATGGTGTCGGCAAAGTCACTGCCGACAAGCTGGCAAAGCTCGGTATTGCCGATTGCCTGCAGTTGCGTGAGTGGAACAAGCTGGCGCTGGTGCGCGAATTTGGCAGTTTTGGCGAGCGTCTGTGGAGTCTGGCGCGTGGGATCGATGATCGGCAGGTGCAGAACGACAGTCGCCGGCAGTCGGTGAGTGTCGAAAATACCTACGATGTGGATCTGCCGGATCTGCTTAGTTGCCTGGATAAACTACCGGACCTGCTGGAAACCCTTAACGGGCGTATGGCGCGGATCGATAGCAGCTACCGGCCGGGCAAGCCGTTCGTCAAAGTGAAGTTCCATGATTTTACCCAGACGACACTGGAGCAGGCCGGGGCGGGGCGTGATCTTGGTAGCTATCAGTTGTTGCTGACTCAGGCGTTCAATCGGGGTGGCAAACCCGTGCGTTTGCTGGGGATTGGCGTGCGCTTGCAGGATCTGCGTGGCGGGTTCGAGCAGTTGGATCTGTTTGAGCGGTAG
- a CDS encoding proline--tRNA ligase, with protein MRTSQYLLATQKETPSDAVVVSHQLMLRAGMIRKLASGLYTWLPMGLRVMRKVEAVVREEMNAAGSLEVLMPSTQPAELWQESGRWEEYGPELLRFKDRHGRDFCAGPTHEEVITDLMRNELSSYKQLPINLYQIQTKFRDEIRPRFGLMRGREFIMKDAYSFHADQASLQITYDRMHQAYCNVFTRLGLKFRPVEADNGSIGGAGSHEFHVLAESGEDDIVFSNGSDYAANIEKAEAVPRETSRAAPSEELRLVDTPNAKTIAQLVEGFNLPIEKTIKTLVVHAEEKGKLIALIIRGDHELNEIKAANQPGVASPLVMASEAELRDAIGAGAGSLGPLNLPLPIIIDRSVELMSDFGIGANIDDKHYFGVNWERDLPVPTVADLRNVVSGDPSPDGKGTLEIKRGIEVGHIFQLGNKYSKAMKCEVLGENGKPVTLEMGCYGIGVSRVVAAAIEQNNDEKGIIWSDALAPFQIALVPLRYETEQVREATDKLYAELTAAGFEVLLDDRDKKTSPGIKFADMELIGIPHRIVVSDRGLAEGNLEYKSRTEAEPQALPVADVLSFLQARIRR; from the coding sequence ATGCGCACCAGTCAATATTTGCTCGCCACACAGAAAGAAACGCCTTCCGATGCGGTCGTCGTCAGCCATCAGCTGATGCTGCGCGCCGGCATGATCCGCAAACTCGCCTCCGGCCTGTACACCTGGCTGCCGATGGGCTTGCGAGTGATGCGCAAGGTCGAAGCCGTCGTTCGTGAAGAAATGAACGCCGCCGGTTCTCTCGAAGTGTTGATGCCGAGCACTCAACCGGCTGAGCTGTGGCAGGAATCCGGTCGCTGGGAAGAGTACGGCCCTGAACTGCTGCGCTTCAAGGATCGTCACGGTCGCGACTTCTGCGCCGGTCCGACTCACGAAGAAGTGATCACCGACCTGATGCGCAACGAGTTGAGCAGCTACAAGCAGTTGCCGATCAACCTGTACCAGATCCAGACCAAATTCCGTGACGAAATCCGCCCACGCTTTGGCTTGATGCGCGGTCGCGAATTCATCATGAAGGACGCCTACTCCTTCCACGCCGACCAGGCATCGCTGCAGATCACTTACGACCGCATGCACCAGGCGTACTGCAACGTGTTCACCCGCCTCGGCCTGAAGTTCCGCCCTGTAGAAGCCGACAACGGCTCCATCGGCGGCGCCGGCTCCCACGAGTTCCACGTACTGGCCGAATCCGGTGAAGACGACATTGTCTTCAGCAACGGTTCCGACTACGCAGCGAACATCGAGAAAGCCGAAGCCGTGCCACGGGAGACCTCGCGCGCCGCACCGTCTGAAGAGTTGCGCCTGGTCGACACCCCGAACGCCAAGACCATTGCGCAACTGGTCGAAGGCTTCAACCTGCCAATCGAAAAAACCATCAAGACCCTGGTGGTTCACGCTGAAGAGAAAGGCAAGCTGATTGCCCTGATCATCCGTGGCGACCACGAACTGAACGAAATCAAGGCCGCCAACCAGCCTGGCGTCGCCAGCCCGCTGGTCATGGCCTCTGAAGCCGAACTGCGTGACGCCATTGGCGCCGGCGCCGGCTCCCTTGGCCCGCTGAACCTGCCGCTGCCAATCATCATCGACCGTTCCGTCGAACTGATGAGCGACTTCGGCATCGGTGCCAACATCGACGACAAACACTACTTCGGCGTGAACTGGGAGCGCGATCTGCCAGTACCGACCGTTGCCGACCTGCGTAACGTCGTGTCCGGCGACCCTAGCCCTGACGGCAAAGGCACCCTGGAAATCAAGCGCGGCATCGAAGTCGGGCACATCTTCCAGCTGGGCAACAAGTACAGCAAAGCGATGAAGTGCGAAGTACTCGGCGAGAACGGCAAGCCGGTCACCCTGGAAATGGGTTGCTATGGCATCGGCGTGTCCCGCGTAGTGGCTGCGGCCATCGAGCAGAACAATGACGAGAAAGGCATCATCTGGAGCGACGCCCTCGCGCCCTTCCAGATCGCCCTGGTGCCTCTGCGCTACGAAACCGAGCAGGTTCGCGAAGCGACCGACAAGCTGTACGCGGAACTGACCGCTGCCGGCTTCGAAGTGCTGCTGGACGATCGCGACAAGAAAACCAGCCCGGGCATCAAGTTCGCGGACATGGAGCTGATCGGCATTCCTCACCGGATCGTGGTCAGTGACCGCGGCCTTGCCGAAGGTAACCTGGAATACAAGAGCCGTACCGAGGCCGAGCCGCAAGCGCTGCCGGTCGCTGACGTGCTGTCGTTCCTTCAGGCTCGTATCCGCCGCTGA
- a CDS encoding AmpG family muropeptide MFS transporter, which translates to MPRKTWRAALAAYASPSTLVLLLLGFAAGLPYMLVFSTLSVWLREAGVARETIGYASLIGLAYAFKWVWSPLLDQWRLPLLGKLGRRRSWLVLAQILLVLGLIGMGFCDPQKHLSWLIAIAVLVAFASATQDIAVDAYRLEIVDDTRQAALAASYMSGYRVAALLATAGALFIAEGFGSTGFNYKHSAWTGTYALFGLLMIPALVTTLLMREPPVPLRTQLSAGRYSFVHQLASVFVLIVLLVSVPAMFTQLYNTDFASVITGAMSPLDLLLEDRAFLRALLYIILTSLCLSTMGRRGLAPVLTPVNDFVVRYRWQAFLLLGLIATYRMSDTVMGVMANVFYIDLGFTKDQIAGVSKIFGLIMTLIGAGMGGLLIVRFGILPILFIGGFASAATNLLFVMLADMGANLEMLIVTISLDNFSSGMATSAFVAYLSSLTNLKFSATQYALLSSIMLLLPRLIGGYSGVMVEKYGYHNFFIITALLGVPTLLLIALHWFQENRREGPTPTPEPAQTATAVEES; encoded by the coding sequence ATGCCCCGTAAAACCTGGCGCGCCGCGCTCGCTGCTTATGCCAGCCCCTCGACACTCGTACTATTGCTACTGGGTTTCGCCGCTGGCCTACCCTACATGCTGGTGTTCTCAACGCTATCCGTCTGGCTGCGTGAGGCCGGCGTAGCCCGTGAAACGATTGGTTATGCCAGCCTGATCGGGCTGGCCTATGCGTTTAAATGGGTGTGGTCGCCACTTCTCGACCAGTGGCGCCTGCCATTACTCGGCAAACTCGGCCGACGACGCTCGTGGCTGGTCCTGGCGCAAATACTGCTGGTCCTCGGCCTGATCGGCATGGGTTTCTGCGACCCGCAAAAGCACCTGTCCTGGCTGATTGCGATTGCCGTTCTGGTCGCGTTCGCCTCTGCCACCCAGGATATTGCCGTCGACGCCTATCGCCTGGAAATTGTCGACGACACGCGCCAAGCTGCATTGGCCGCCAGTTATATGTCCGGCTATCGGGTCGCGGCGCTCCTGGCGACAGCCGGTGCACTGTTCATTGCCGAAGGTTTCGGCTCCACCGGGTTCAACTACAAACACTCGGCCTGGACCGGCACCTACGCGCTGTTCGGCCTGCTGATGATCCCGGCGTTGGTGACCACCCTGCTGATGCGCGAACCTCCCGTGCCGCTGCGTACCCAGCTGTCCGCCGGGCGCTACAGCTTTGTGCACCAACTCGCCTCGGTATTCGTACTCATCGTTTTGCTGGTATCCGTACCCGCGATGTTTACCCAGCTCTACAACACTGATTTCGCCAGCGTCATCACCGGCGCCATGAGCCCACTGGATCTGCTGCTGGAAGATCGGGCATTTCTACGAGCGCTGCTCTACATCATCCTGACCAGCCTGTGCCTCTCCACCATGGGCCGCCGCGGCTTGGCCCCGGTGCTGACGCCCGTCAACGACTTCGTTGTCCGCTACCGCTGGCAGGCCTTTCTACTGCTGGGCCTGATCGCCACCTACCGAATGTCCGACACCGTGATGGGCGTAATGGCCAACGTGTTTTACATCGACCTGGGCTTCACCAAGGATCAGATCGCCGGCGTCAGCAAGATCTTCGGCCTGATCATGACCCTGATAGGCGCCGGCATGGGTGGCCTGCTGATCGTGCGTTTCGGCATCCTGCCGATTCTGTTCATCGGCGGGTTCGCATCAGCTGCTACCAACCTGCTGTTTGTGATGCTCGCCGACATGGGCGCCAACCTGGAGATGCTGATCGTCACCATCTCCCTCGACAACTTCAGCTCGGGCATGGCGACCTCGGCCTTCGTCGCCTACCTGTCGAGCCTGACCAACCTGAAGTTTTCCGCGACCCAGTACGCCCTGCTCAGCTCGATCATGCTCCTGCTGCCACGCCTGATCGGCGGCTACTCGGGAGTCATGGTGGAGAAATACGGCTATCACAACTTCTTCATCATCACAGCGCTGCTTGGCGTGCCGACCCTGCTGTTGATCGCCCTGCACTGGTTCCAGGAAAACCGCCGCGAAGGCCCGACTCCAACGCCCGAGCCTGCCCAGACCGCTACCGCCGTCGAAGAATCATAG
- a CDS encoding MGMT family protein, which yields MRRTTLYLTLAQVPEGKVVSYGQLAELAGLGRAARWVGRTLSQLPGDTKLPWHRVLAAGGRLSLPAGSPSGDEQRARLRMEGVSVLNNRVDIQRHGWRPVEHSG from the coding sequence ATGCGCCGAACCACGCTCTACCTGACCCTGGCCCAGGTTCCGGAAGGCAAAGTGGTGAGTTACGGTCAACTCGCCGAACTGGCAGGCCTGGGGCGGGCCGCCCGCTGGGTGGGGCGCACATTGAGTCAGTTGCCCGGCGACACCAAGCTGCCCTGGCATCGCGTATTGGCTGCCGGCGGTCGCCTCAGCCTACCAGCGGGAAGCCCCTCCGGCGATGAACAGCGGGCACGCTTGCGCATGGAAGGTGTCAGTGTCCTGAACAATCGTGTTGATATTCAGCGTCATGGCTGGCGCCCGGTAGAGCACAGCGGTTAG
- a CDS encoding cold-shock protein: MSNRQTGTVKWFNDEKGFGFITPQSGDDLFVHFKAIQSDGFKSLKEGQQVSFIATRGQKGMQAEEVQVI, from the coding sequence ATGTCTAATCGCCAAACCGGTACCGTTAAGTGGTTCAACGATGAAAAAGGCTTCGGCTTCATCACTCCACAATCCGGTGACGACCTGTTCGTTCACTTCAAAGCTATCCAATCCGACGGCTTCAAAAGCCTGAAAGAAGGCCAACAGGTTTCTTTCATCGCTACCCGCGGTCAGAAAGGCATGCAAGCTGAAGAAGTTCAAGTTATCTAA
- the dcd gene encoding dCTP deaminase, with amino-acid sequence MSIKSDKWIRRMAQEHGMIEPFVERQMRGEGADRLISFGVSSYGYDVRCADEFKVFTNINSATVDPKNFDEKSFVDVKSDVCIIPPNSFALARTVEFFRIPRNVLTICLGKSTYARCGIIVNVTPLEPEWEGHVTLEFSNTTTLPAKIYANEGVAQMLFFESDEECEVSYKDRGGKYQGQRGVTLPRT; translated from the coding sequence ATGAGCATCAAATCGGACAAGTGGATTCGCCGCATGGCGCAAGAGCACGGCATGATCGAGCCCTTCGTAGAGCGCCAGATGCGTGGCGAAGGCGCCGATCGGCTGATTTCCTTCGGCGTATCGAGCTACGGCTATGACGTGCGTTGCGCCGATGAATTCAAGGTGTTCACCAACATCAATTCGGCGACTGTCGATCCGAAAAACTTCGATGAGAAGAGCTTCGTCGACGTCAAAAGCGATGTCTGCATCATTCCGCCGAACTCTTTCGCGCTGGCGCGTACCGTCGAGTTCTTCCGTATTCCGCGCAATGTACTGACGATCTGCCTGGGCAAGAGCACCTACGCTCGTTGCGGCATCATCGTCAACGTCACGCCGCTGGAACCGGAGTGGGAAGGTCACGTGACTTTGGAGTTTTCGAACACCACCACGTTGCCGGCGAAGATCTACGCCAACGAAGGCGTGGCGCAAATGCTGTTTTTCGAGTCCGACGAAGAGTGTGAAGTGTCTTATAAGGACCGTGGCGGCAAGTATCAGGGCCAGCGTGGCGTGACCCTGCCGCGTACCTGA
- a CDS encoding ABC transporter ATP-binding protein, producing MYKLTIEGLHKCYGTHEVLKGVSLKAKTGDVISLIGASGSGKSTFLRCINFLEQPNDGAMSLDGQAIRMIKDSHGMRVADEAELQRIRTRLAMVFQHFNLWSHMTVLENITMAPRRVLGVSKKDAEDRARRYLDKVGLAARVADQYPAFLSGGQQQRVAIARALAMEPEVMLFDEPTSALDPELVGEVLKVIQGLAEEGRTMIMVTHEMSFARKVSNQVLFLHQGLVEEEGAPEDVLGNPKSERLKQFLSGNLK from the coding sequence ATGTACAAACTGACCATCGAAGGCCTGCATAAATGCTACGGCACTCATGAAGTGCTCAAAGGCGTTTCGCTCAAGGCCAAGACCGGTGACGTGATCAGCCTGATCGGCGCCAGCGGCTCGGGCAAAAGTACCTTTTTGCGCTGCATCAACTTTCTCGAGCAACCCAACGACGGCGCCATGAGCCTGGACGGTCAAGCGATCCGCATGATCAAAGACTCCCATGGCATGCGGGTGGCCGATGAAGCCGAACTGCAACGAATCCGTACCCGACTGGCAATGGTGTTCCAGCACTTCAACCTGTGGAGCCACATGACGGTGCTGGAAAACATCACCATGGCCCCGCGCCGGGTGCTGGGGGTCAGCAAGAAGGACGCCGAAGATCGCGCCCGGCGCTATCTGGACAAGGTTGGCCTCGCGGCGCGCGTAGCGGATCAATACCCGGCGTTCCTGTCGGGCGGTCAGCAACAACGTGTTGCCATTGCCCGCGCACTGGCGATGGAGCCGGAAGTCATGCTGTTCGACGAACCGACCTCGGCGCTGGACCCGGAGCTGGTGGGTGAAGTGCTCAAGGTGATCCAGGGACTGGCCGAAGAAGGCCGGACCATGATCATGGTGACCCACGAAATGAGCTTCGCCCGCAAAGTCTCGAATCAGGTGCTGTTCCTGCATCAGGGGCTGGTAGAGGAAGAAGGCGCGCCTGAAGACGTGCTCGGCAATCCGAAGAGCGAACGCCTCAAGCAATTCCTCAGCGGCAACCTCAAGTAA